One window from the genome of Ignavibacteria bacterium encodes:
- the gltA gene encoding NADPH-dependent glutamate synthase — MAELTKKERMQIPRQPMPEQDPQTRNKNFTEVNLGFTEELAKLEAERCLQCPKPKCVEGCPVGVKIKDFIQLVAEGEYLAAAAKIKENNVLPAVCGRVCPQEEQCEAKCVTGVKGESVAIGRLERFVADYERNTVGIRAAEIKEKSGKKVAIIGSGPAGLSCAGELIQLGHDVTVFEALHDVGGVLIYGIPEFRLPKEIVKAEVDALEALGVEFRTNAVIGFTDTIDELMTTEGYDAVFIGVGAGLPYFMNIPGENYNGIYSANEFLTRVNLMKAYKFPEFDTPVFDVKGKNVAVFGGGNTAMDAVRTAKRLGAGSASIIYRRSEVEMPARIEEVHHAKEEGIQFVMLTNPLEFLGDDAGWLHGVKLQKMELGEPDASGRRRPVPVPGSEYVMPIDMAVIAIGNGSNPIIKKTTPDIDFNKWGNILVDEATMKTSKKGVFAGGDIVTGGATVILAMGAGRKAATAIDEYLRG; from the coding sequence ATGGCAGAGTTAACAAAAAAAGAGAGGATGCAAATCCCTCGCCAGCCGATGCCTGAGCAGGACCCTCAGACTCGTAATAAAAATTTTACAGAAGTAAATCTTGGATTTACGGAAGAACTTGCGAAACTCGAGGCTGAAAGATGCCTTCAGTGTCCCAAACCAAAATGTGTTGAGGGATGCCCGGTTGGAGTAAAGATTAAAGATTTTATTCAGCTTGTCGCCGAAGGAGAGTATCTCGCTGCAGCAGCAAAAATCAAAGAAAACAATGTCCTCCCCGCAGTATGCGGTCGCGTTTGTCCACAGGAAGAACAGTGCGAAGCCAAATGCGTTACGGGTGTAAAGGGTGAGTCCGTTGCCATAGGTCGCTTGGAAAGATTTGTAGCTGATTATGAAAGGAATACCGTTGGAATTCGTGCCGCTGAAATAAAGGAAAAATCGGGCAAAAAAGTTGCGATTATCGGTTCAGGACCTGCAGGTCTGAGTTGTGCCGGAGAACTCATTCAGTTGGGACATGATGTAACGGTATTCGAAGCACTTCACGATGTTGGCGGAGTTCTTATCTATGGTATACCTGAATTCAGATTGCCAAAAGAGATTGTAAAAGCTGAAGTGGATGCCCTTGAAGCTCTCGGAGTGGAATTCAGAACAAACGCAGTTATCGGATTCACTGATACTATCGATGAGCTGATGACCACCGAAGGTTACGATGCTGTTTTTATTGGAGTGGGTGCAGGACTTCCTTACTTCATGAATATCCCCGGTGAAAACTACAACGGAATTTACTCTGCCAACGAGTTCCTTACCCGGGTCAATCTGATGAAAGCGTACAAGTTTCCCGAATTTGACACACCTGTTTTTGATGTTAAAGGAAAAAATGTTGCTGTTTTTGGTGGCGGTAACACTGCCATGGATGCAGTAAGAACTGCAAAAAGACTCGGTGCCGGAAGTGCTTCCATAATTTACCGCAGAAGCGAAGTGGAAATGCCCGCAAGAATAGAAGAAGTTCATCATGCGAAGGAAGAAGGGATTCAGTTTGTAATGCTGACCAATCCTCTCGAGTTTCTGGGTGACGATGCAGGCTGGTTGCATGGAGTAAAACTTCAAAAGATGGAACTCGGCGAACCCGATGCGTCCGGCAGAAGAAGACCCGTGCCTGTTCCCGGTTCGGAATATGTTATGCCAATCGACATGGCGGTTATAGCTATCGGTAACGGTTCAAACCCGATAATCAAGAAGACAACACCCGATATCGATTTCAACAAATGGGGAAACATCCTCGTTGATGAAGCTACAATGAAAACATCGAAAAAAGGTGTCTTTGCAGGTGGTGATATCGTCACAGGTGGAGCCACGGTTATTCTCGCAATGGGTGCCGGACGAAAAGCAGCCACCGCGATAGACGAATATCTCAGGGGTTAG
- a CDS encoding sulfide/dihydroorotate dehydrogenase-like FAD/NAD-binding protein, whose product MFKIVSAQFLAPEVKKFEIEAPKIAAKRKAGQFVIVRISPQGERIPLTIADSSIEKGTITIIVQGIGKTTKEINSHEAGDSFLDVVGPLGLPSHIENFGTAVSIGGGVGTAIAFPTAKALKEAGNHTISIIGGKTKEYVILEDELRAICDEVFVTTDDGSYGYHGFVTGKLKELIESGQKIDFVLAIGPIPMMRAIAEVTRPYGIKTVVSLNPVMVDGTGMCGGCRAVVGGKTVFVCVDGPEFDAHEVDFDLLIKRNNTYRSEEKNSLEHHICNIDKQYAEAVKTF is encoded by the coding sequence ATGTTTAAGATAGTTTCAGCACAATTTTTGGCACCCGAAGTGAAGAAATTCGAAATTGAGGCACCAAAAATAGCCGCAAAAAGAAAAGCTGGTCAGTTTGTTATAGTTAGAATTTCGCCGCAGGGTGAGAGAATTCCCCTGACAATTGCAGATTCCTCAATCGAAAAAGGAACGATAACGATTATTGTTCAGGGAATAGGGAAAACAACCAAAGAGATCAACTCACACGAAGCCGGTGATTCATTCCTCGATGTGGTGGGACCCCTCGGACTTCCTTCCCACATAGAAAATTTCGGTACAGCCGTTAGCATTGGTGGCGGAGTCGGTACAGCAATTGCATTCCCGACAGCTAAAGCCCTCAAAGAAGCCGGCAATCACACCATTTCCATTATTGGCGGTAAGACAAAGGAATATGTCATCCTTGAAGATGAACTGCGGGCGATTTGTGATGAAGTTTTTGTGACCACGGATGACGGAAGTTACGGTTATCACGGCTTTGTTACAGGAAAGTTGAAAGAACTGATCGAATCGGGACAGAAAATTGATTTCGTCCTCGCCATCGGACCCATCCCGATGATGCGGGCAATCGCGGAAGTTACCCGGCCATACGGAATAAAAACTGTTGTCAGTTTGAATCCGGTGATGGTGGATGGAACAGGGATGTGCGGTGGTTGCAGAGCGGTTGTTGGCGGTAAAACGGTTTTTGTTTGTGTGGACGGACCCGAATTTGACGCACATGAAGTTGATTTTGACCTACTGATAAAAAGAAACAACACTTACAGATCGGAAGAGAAGAACTCCCTCGAGCATCATATCTGTAACATTGACAAACAATATGCAGAAGCAGTAAAAACATTTTAA
- a CDS encoding SoxR reducing system RseC family protein has product MMEVFTEEGIILEKKGDLAEIAIMDKGNCKTCAAKPFCSTNSDGVYSRLTVLDNLDAKPGDEVVVEVKGTDILKAVIMVYGIPLFLFIFTIGIVIYFYDGSPNKELIAFLSSLTVLAFYYGFLKLRGSSGKIDKKSLPKTVKIKRSFQSVNN; this is encoded by the coding sequence ATGATGGAAGTCTTCACCGAGGAAGGAATTATTCTCGAGAAAAAAGGTGATCTCGCCGAAATTGCCATTATGGATAAAGGCAATTGTAAAACCTGTGCCGCGAAACCATTTTGCAGTACAAACAGCGACGGGGTTTACTCCAGACTCACAGTGCTCGACAATCTGGATGCAAAACCGGGCGATGAAGTGGTGGTGGAAGTGAAGGGAACCGATATCCTGAAGGCTGTAATTATGGTTTACGGTATTCCTCTCTTTCTTTTCATATTTACGATCGGAATCGTAATTTATTTTTATGACGGGAGTCCGAATAAAGAGTTAATAGCTTTCCTTTCTTCCCTCACAGTTTTGGCGTTTTACTACGGTTTTCTAAAACTTCGCGGGTCATCAGGAAAAATTGATAAAAAGAGTTTACCCAAAACTGTAAAGATCAAAAGGTCTTTTCAGTCAGTCAATAATTAA
- a CDS encoding RnfABCDGE type electron transport complex subunit B, producing MDTQFIIALVTMGGLGFIFAGALAIADKKLRVEENPLIGDINDVLPGANCGGCGYAGCYDFAVNVVEKTAKTNGCPVGGSETALSIARLMGEEAGEVIRFLPRVLCRGGNKEAVQKYATYHGPLTCSAMDLLSGGDKLCFYGCLSGGDCVTACPFGAMVMGENGLPEVIESLCTGCGMCEKACPRNIIEMHPANRKVFVFCKSHDDPKTSKAVCAVSCMGCSICARKSDGGVEMEDNLAVIKYGLLDAEKIPFEKCQTKAIRMIEIN from the coding sequence ATGGACACTCAATTTATAATTGCACTTGTCACCATGGGAGGACTCGGTTTTATATTTGCCGGTGCTCTTGCGATAGCGGACAAAAAATTACGGGTTGAGGAGAATCCCCTGATTGGCGACATCAATGATGTTCTTCCCGGTGCAAACTGTGGTGGATGCGGTTATGCAGGGTGTTATGATTTCGCAGTAAATGTGGTCGAGAAAACTGCAAAGACCAACGGATGTCCCGTCGGAGGATCGGAAACCGCCCTCTCGATTGCCCGCCTGATGGGTGAAGAAGCCGGTGAGGTTATCAGATTTTTACCCAGGGTTCTGTGTCGCGGTGGAAACAAGGAGGCGGTTCAGAAATATGCGACCTATCATGGACCACTCACCTGCAGCGCGATGGATCTTCTTTCGGGGGGTGACAAACTTTGCTTCTACGGTTGTTTGAGTGGTGGCGACTGCGTTACAGCATGTCCTTTTGGTGCAATGGTAATGGGTGAAAACGGACTTCCCGAGGTTATTGAATCGCTTTGTACCGGTTGTGGCATGTGTGAAAAGGCGTGTCCGAGAAACATAATTGAAATGCATCCTGCAAACAGGAAAGTGTTCGTTTTTTGCAAAAGCCATGACGATCCAAAAACTTCGAAGGCTGTATGTGCAGTCTCCTGTATGGGTTGCAGCATTTGTGCCAGAAAATCGGATGGTGGAGTGGAGATGGAAGACAATCTCGCAGTGATAAAATACGGTCTACTCGATGCTGAAAAAATTCCTTTTGAAAAATGCCAGACAAAAGCTATCCGAATGATAGAGATTAATTAG
- a CDS encoding FAD:protein FMN transferase: MINKKAILFLAAFILFFVIGLFFTGVEKEAPKRVKQIIPAMGTIVEVQLQEGDASENEKAFKAAFDEIRRIDSLFTDYNDSSAIGSLNKVDSGKVTVNPEVVALIKRGLELSPKTEGAFDITLGSVVCLWGFKDGSMHLPASDSIKIALGKSGIDKIKIINDSLIGKKGKIYLDLSGIAKGYAVDRAFYILEKTGVKSFLINAGGEIRAKGEGWTTGVQDPFNASGIVEILYPGKKAVATSGDYENFFEVDGKRYCHLFNPKTGFPAAKVSSVTVLADDVTTADALATAFFILGIEKSRELIKNFPGCEFMIIDKNGNRHYSPGFKDYTRS; this comes from the coding sequence ATGATTAATAAAAAAGCCATCCTGTTTTTGGCGGCATTTATTCTCTTTTTCGTGATCGGACTCTTCTTTACCGGTGTGGAAAAAGAGGCTCCGAAGAGGGTGAAGCAGATTATTCCAGCAATGGGCACGATTGTTGAAGTACAATTGCAGGAAGGGGATGCTTCTGAAAATGAAAAAGCTTTCAAAGCGGCTTTTGACGAGATCAGGAGGATTGATTCACTCTTCACAGATTACAATGACTCGAGTGCCATTGGCTCCTTAAATAAAGTTGATTCTGGAAAAGTGACTGTTAATCCTGAGGTGGTTGCTCTGATTAAAAGAGGGTTGGAGCTGTCTCCAAAAACAGAGGGAGCGTTTGATATTACTCTCGGAAGTGTGGTCTGCCTTTGGGGATTTAAGGATGGAAGCATGCACCTGCCCGCATCCGATTCCATAAAAATTGCTCTTGGAAAATCCGGCATCGACAAAATAAAAATTATTAACGACAGTCTGATCGGGAAAAAAGGCAAAATTTACCTCGATTTGAGCGGAATTGCAAAGGGGTATGCTGTTGACAGAGCCTTTTACATTCTTGAAAAGACGGGCGTTAAAAGTTTTCTGATAAATGCGGGCGGTGAAATCAGGGCTAAAGGGGAGGGGTGGACAACCGGAGTTCAGGACCCCTTCAACGCAAGCGGAATTGTCGAAATTTTATATCCCGGCAAAAAGGCTGTTGCGACATCGGGTGACTATGAAAACTTTTTTGAGGTTGATGGGAAGCGCTACTGCCACCTCTTCAATCCGAAAACAGGTTTTCCAGCCGCTAAAGTTTCGTCGGTTACAGTTCTTGCTGATGATGTGACGACCGCGGACGCACTTGCCACGGCGTTTTTTATTCTCGGAATTGAGAAAAGCAGAGAGTTGATTAAGAATTTCCCCGGGTGTGAATTCATGATTATCGATAAAAACGGTAACAGGCATTATTCACCGGGTTTCAAAGATTATACAAGGAGTTGA
- a CDS encoding NusG domain II-containing protein, translated as MINRRDFLKISGLAVVALGSGAGLRKLFTTRERDITLAALLPDNNRLIAKVINELAGEADIRLKPSTTLLMGESTLVSRLRNMGFSPDRLENPNFVISISRIPAGSKSDIFVKTGDLEILTPESGFTSGLKQLRREIKDTDAAILMSIRPFAGYDSRKEKFVVIESEGRQVEKVSLTGVEKEIKVYGGNVISVGNGRAFVKEHGCKHGICRSMGHIALPGDMIACAPHKAVITVV; from the coding sequence ATGATTAACAGAAGAGATTTTTTGAAGATATCCGGGCTTGCTGTTGTAGCTCTTGGAAGTGGTGCCGGATTGAGGAAATTGTTTACCACCCGGGAGAGGGACATCACGCTTGCAGCACTTCTGCCTGACAATAACAGACTGATTGCGAAAGTGATAAACGAACTCGCAGGAGAGGCTGATATCAGACTGAAGCCTTCCACAACCCTGCTGATGGGGGAATCCACTCTCGTTTCAAGACTCAGAAATATGGGATTCAGTCCTGACCGGCTGGAAAACCCGAATTTCGTAATCTCAATTTCGAGAATTCCGGCTGGGAGTAAATCCGATATTTTTGTCAAAACCGGTGATTTGGAAATACTGACACCCGAGTCAGGATTCACTTCCGGTCTAAAACAGTTGAGAAGAGAAATCAAGGATACCGATGCTGCAATTCTTATGAGCATAAGACCCTTTGCAGGATACGACAGCAGAAAAGAAAAGTTTGTTGTCATTGAATCCGAAGGTAGACAGGTCGAAAAGGTTTCTCTTACAGGTGTTGAGAAAGAGATCAAAGTTTATGGCGGAAATGTAATTTCAGTCGGAAACGGCAGGGCATTTGTGAAAGAACACGGCTGTAAACATGGAATTTGCAGAAGCATGGGGCATATCGCACTTCCGGGTGACATGATAGCATGCGCTCCTCACAAAGCCGTGATTACCGTCGTCTAA
- the rsxA gene encoding electron transport complex subunit RsxA: MDLLIVFLSAAIVNNFVLSYFLGICPFIGVSNKLTSAFSMGLATTFVLVLTAVVTWMINHMILIPAGLDYLQYVSFILVIASLVQFVEMFIKKTSQPLYRALGIYLPLITTNCAILGLALFMALRDYDMMQSIFFGLGAGTGFTLALVIMAGIREELELADIPKPFRGVPITLITAGLLAMAFMGFSGLI; encoded by the coding sequence ATGGACCTGCTTATTGTATTTCTTTCTGCCGCAATAGTTAATAATTTTGTGTTGTCATATTTCCTCGGAATTTGTCCTTTTATCGGTGTTTCGAATAAACTGACATCTGCCTTTTCGATGGGACTTGCAACGACATTTGTACTGGTGCTTACGGCTGTGGTGACCTGGATGATAAATCATATGATACTGATTCCTGCGGGGCTCGACTACCTGCAGTATGTCTCATTTATTCTCGTGATCGCATCCCTTGTGCAGTTTGTGGAAATGTTCATCAAGAAAACATCGCAACCCCTCTACAGGGCACTCGGTATTTATCTGCCTCTGATAACGACAAACTGTGCGATACTAGGGCTCGCTCTTTTTATGGCATTACGGGATTATGACATGATGCAGAGTATCTTCTTCGGTCTTGGTGCAGGCACCGGTTTCACTCTCGCACTTGTGATCATGGCGGGAATCAGGGAAGAACTGGAGCTTGCCGATATCCCAAAGCCGTTCAGAGGAGTTCCGATTACTCTCATTACTGCGGGATTGTTAGCCATGGCGTTCATGGGTTTTTCAGGTTTGATATAA
- a CDS encoding electron transport complex subunit E: MSKTNSPLNDFMNGIWKQNPIFKQVLGTCPTLAVTVSVMNGIAMGLATTFVLFFSSVIISMIKKLIPNQVRIAAYIVVIATFVTIVDIVMKAQFPELSKSLGPFIPLIVVNCIILGRAEAFASKNTVVRSAFDALGMGAGFTLALLVLGGIREILGSNQLLGTVILPATVEPMLIFILPAGAFLTLGILFGTANFFEQKKKENALQKAIEADRASRQVALPVEQHNEGEEA; this comes from the coding sequence ATGAGCAAAACAAACAGCCCTCTTAACGATTTCATGAACGGTATCTGGAAGCAGAATCCGATATTTAAACAGGTGCTGGGTACATGTCCTACTTTGGCGGTAACGGTTTCGGTAATGAACGGCATAGCGATGGGGCTCGCCACAACATTTGTGCTATTTTTTAGCAGTGTGATCATTTCAATGATCAAGAAACTGATTCCCAATCAGGTGAGAATTGCGGCTTATATCGTGGTAATCGCAACTTTCGTAACAATAGTTGATATTGTAATGAAAGCTCAATTCCCTGAACTGAGCAAGTCACTTGGCCCATTCATTCCCCTGATAGTAGTGAACTGCATTATCCTCGGAAGAGCTGAAGCTTTTGCATCGAAGAATACAGTAGTCAGATCGGCGTTTGATGCACTTGGTATGGGTGCGGGTTTTACACTGGCGCTCCTTGTTCTTGGCGGGATAAGGGAGATTCTCGGATCAAACCAGCTTTTGGGAACGGTCATTCTTCCAGCCACAGTCGAACCGATGCTGATATTTATTTTGCCTGCCGGGGCTTTTTTAACCCTTGGGATCTTGTTTGGTACGGCAAATTTCTTCGAACAGAAGAAAAAAGAGAATGCACTCCAAAAAGCTATAGAAGCCGACCGGGCATCGCGTCAGGTTGCACTTCCTGTTGAACAACATAATGAGGGAGAGGAGGCATAA
- a CDS encoding FMN-binding protein, whose amino-acid sequence MNTVVKMLLTLLVIGAISGGLLAKIFEWADPQIKLNAQKETERAIFIVHPDGKKQEKVSGTTSDLYKVMDGSGKVIGYAFPCKGNGFQGLVKLMMGVTPDLKKITGLTVIEQVETPGLGSEITKEGFTYQFKKVNPDPHIVGKKGAAESPNDIVTITGATISSKAVVKIMNEGLDELRKLKKEGKI is encoded by the coding sequence ATGAACACTGTAGTTAAGATGTTACTTACGCTCCTGGTGATTGGAGCTATTTCGGGTGGACTGCTCGCAAAGATTTTCGAGTGGGCTGATCCTCAGATTAAATTGAATGCCCAGAAAGAGACTGAGAGAGCGATATTTATCGTTCATCCTGACGGAAAAAAACAGGAAAAAGTCTCAGGTACTACTTCAGACCTCTATAAAGTAATGGATGGGAGTGGAAAAGTCATCGGTTACGCTTTCCCATGCAAGGGAAATGGATTTCAGGGACTGGTGAAGCTGATGATGGGTGTTACACCCGATCTGAAAAAGATTACCGGTCTTACTGTTATCGAGCAGGTTGAGACTCCCGGTCTCGGTTCAGAGATCACCAAAGAGGGTTTTACCTACCAGTTCAAAAAGGTGAATCCTGATCCTCATATTGTCGGGAAAAAGGGTGCTGCCGAATCACCCAATGACATAGTTACTATCACCGGTGCCACTATCTCCTCCAAAGCCGTCGTTAAGATAATGAATGAAGGATTGGACGAACTAAGAAAACTTAAAAAAGAGGGGAAAATATGA
- a CDS encoding RnfABCDGE type electron transport complex subunit D, with translation MENSSTVELKSKPVLTSTPHVHSSLSAQKAMWLVVASLLPPLVMGVVYFGLFQLVVVASAIAGALLTEYAIKYIRKQKVSLMDGSAVITGLLLGLILPPNFNPVFAFIGSVVAIGFGKEVFGGLGYNIFNPALVGRAFLQAAYPVATTTWTPPSMAVDAVTSATPLSQYKFEAIASKGGIDLMSLFLGNVGGSIGETSALAILLGMIFLVVMKVLNWRVPVAMILGMILFAGIFWLLDPGKFASPFHHLFMGGFMFGAVYMASDWVTSPVTNKGIWIYGVCISLIVIMIRLFGGLPEGVMYAILIMNGFVPLINRYTKPVIFGAEK, from the coding sequence ATGGAAAACAGCAGTACAGTTGAATTGAAATCGAAGCCCGTTCTTACGAGTACACCGCATGTCCATTCTTCATTGAGTGCACAAAAAGCGATGTGGCTTGTGGTGGCATCACTTCTTCCACCGCTTGTTATGGGGGTCGTCTATTTCGGATTGTTCCAACTCGTAGTTGTTGCCTCTGCCATTGCCGGAGCATTGCTGACAGAGTATGCCATCAAGTATATCAGGAAGCAGAAAGTTTCTTTGATGGACGGAAGTGCGGTCATCACCGGTCTACTGCTGGGATTGATACTTCCTCCAAACTTTAATCCTGTCTTCGCTTTTATCGGGTCTGTCGTGGCAATTGGATTCGGAAAGGAAGTGTTTGGTGGACTGGGATATAACATATTCAATCCGGCTCTTGTGGGCAGGGCGTTTTTACAGGCTGCGTATCCCGTGGCGACAACGACATGGACACCCCCGTCTATGGCCGTTGATGCAGTGACCTCGGCGACACCATTAAGTCAGTATAAGTTTGAAGCGATCGCATCCAAAGGTGGAATTGACCTGATGTCACTTTTCCTCGGAAATGTCGGCGGATCGATCGGCGAAACTTCCGCCCTTGCAATACTGCTTGGGATGATCTTTTTGGTTGTAATGAAGGTTTTGAACTGGCGGGTTCCTGTCGCGATGATTCTGGGAATGATACTTTTCGCTGGGATATTCTGGCTTCTTGACCCCGGAAAATTTGCATCGCCATTTCACCATCTTTTTATGGGTGGTTTCATGTTTGGTGCTGTTTACATGGCGAGCGACTGGGTTACATCTCCAGTTACAAACAAGGGGATCTGGATTTATGGTGTCTGCATCTCACTGATCGTAATAATGATCAGGCTTTTTGGCGGACTTCCCGAAGGTGTAATGTACGCAATATTGATTATGAACGGATTTGTACCGCTTATAAACAGATATACAAAACCTGTAATTTTTGGAGCGGAAAAATGA